CGCGATTATTGGCATAtgaatttgctttaaaaaacaattagatATGCCCATCATCAtggatcaaaaataaaattgcaggCATTGATTGGTTGCAAGGTTTTATGAAAAGACAACCAGAGTTGTCTCTACGAACACCTGAAGCAACGAGCTTCGCTCGATCAACAGCTTTTAACAAACACACTGTAAGagagttttttcaaaatcttaaaACGATAAGAAATCGATATAAATATAATCCTAACtgtatatataatgttgatgaaactggTTTAACAACCGTTCAAAAGCCGGTAAAGGTTTTAGCTGGTAGAGGAAGCAAACAAGTTGGAAAAATCACATCTGCAGAACGAGGAACATTGGTAACTGCATGTTGTGCCTCTAATGCTATTGGAAATTCCATTCctccattatttatttttcctagGGTAAAGTTTCATGATTACATGATTAAGGAAGGACCTCCTGGATGTGTGGGATTTGCAAATCCTTCTGGTTGGATGAACTCAGAAATTTTCATAGAATgcattaaacattttgttaaatattcaaACTGTTCTCAGGAATCTCCAGTTTTGTTACTTCTCGACAGTCATGAAAGTCATATTTCTGTTAAAGGCTTGGAGCTTGCAATTCAACACGGAATTACAATGATAAGTTTTCCTCCCCATTGCAGCCATAAATTGCAGCCATTAGATAGAACTGTTTTTGGACCattgaaaaggttttacaaTTCTGCATGTGATAATTGGATGGTTTTAAACCCAAGACCAATGACCATTTATGATATTGTTTCAATAGTTCGAGAACCGTATACAAAAGCTTTCTCACCATCTAATATACAGACAGGATTTAGAGTAGCTGGCATTGAGCCATtcaattctaaaattttcaaagatgACGAGTATTTACCATCATCAATTACAGATAGAGCTGCTCCAGATACAGTTACTATCACTCCTGTCAACAACATGGAATCTGAAATGATACCAGCACATGTTCATCACATAGAGTCTGAAATAACTATAGTAAATATTGaaacaagtattttaaacaaagtgtCAACAAGTGTTGCTTCTATAATCTCACCTGAGGTTTTAAAACCTTACCCAAAAGCATCtgccagaaaaaaaaatgttaaaagtaggCAGTTAAAAACAAGGATCTTGACTGATACTCCTGTCAGAAATGAAATTCGTTTgtcaaaagaaaagaaaattttgaagcaaaccaaaaatcaacaaaaagtcTCCACAAAAGATAAGAAAGAAACTAAGAATTACTTGCTtaggaataaaaaacaatgtaaaccAAAAGCTGCTTCACAACTTGACTTTCACAAATGATGAAATATTCTTAATCAAAATATTGTACTTTTAACAAGTTTTGTAAACTTAAAAGTTGTATTCTTATTTCAGTCTTTATATTTCAGTTCTTATAAATTTCAAGTTGTTGTAAAGTTTTAAACGTATATAAAGCGGGTAGCTTATAGCTGCTgtgatttatacattttttaattaaaaattagactAGTGGGTTAActgctatatttaaaaaataattaaaaaatttagatgtaTTATATGTTATACAATCTTACCCTTTGACTAAATTATTTACAAGATTTAGTTATAGAAGTGTTAAACGTTTAGATAATATTACGCATATAAGATCAATGTGCCCCAAGTCGGAGATCATAGTACCCCATAGTTTGGGGTACATTGATCTTTTGAGAGggttgtttaaaagttaaaattattcatgtttatcatttttttaaatcaaaatatttatatattccaAAAGCCAGATAGTTCTACATGTGTTTCgtagttaataagtttttacatCTATTTCAGGTTCTGCGCAATTTTCAAAACACTGCTACGGCGATCAATGCGCCCCCATCTCCCCtacatgttttatttataaatgaaatagcAAAGGCGACATTtgtaaaactttcttttaaaaataaatactacaaaagctatacaaaacaaatttagttattattcaaTGACATTAACAGCAACGCCCCTCCATAAAAAAGTCGCCAAAGTCATGTCCGCCTTGCAATTGTTATGCCTGTTTCTGTCAatctttcaatttaaattggTTTTACTTAAATCCAAAGAAAGTTGGGCGGGGGGAGGaaggttcaaaaaaaaattttgcatcacCCATTCAAAATGCTAGATCCAACTCTGTTACTGCTGCACTCAATCTGATTGTTTTAGAGAACTTTTTCCTAAAGATGAGCTAAATGGATTTCAAACTGAGTCATCAAAGccaaaagaagattttttatcCAGCAGGATAGAATGTGATCCGTAACCTGACTTGGTAATGGATAATGATAACCCCTATTCATCGCCAGttgctttgaaataaaaacCCCATGATGCGATTATTTTAAAGGAACCCGTTTACATTATTTGAAGCTACGAGATCATTGTCGTGATTTTTTGAAGAGAATCTTTTCTTTGAGCGTGttccattattttttatctcataaAGGATTTCAAAGTGAGTCATCAGAGTCTCCAaatgaaaaaacctttttttctaaaagtaaaaaaggtttttttcattttgagctTGACCAACTCTCTACTTTTGCTTTGCAACCTCTTGGGCTCTAAGTATTCAAAAGTGGTAAATTATTTCTTCTTTGAAAACTCATACATTGTTTGAAATAGCAGCGATTCAGTTCAGTTAAAAACTCAACATGGATTGGAATGAGGCATTCATTCATCTTACTAGGTCCACAGCGAATCAATTCTGAGACGGCTAAAtggagtttaattttttttggaattaaaataagtgagtaaatattaaatttaaaaaatattttaaaaacttttcttcaaaACCCTTCATTGTCAcatgtttacaatttaaaatgatCCGATGCTTTTCGGCCCTCAGTTAGATTTTATTTTCGGCGATATAAACAATCTCAATATATCAATAGAGATGCTGGaatcagaaaaaagaaaaaatttaaagagaaatataaatgaaaactgATCATTCACTTCAAGGTTAATTCATGTCGTATGAGAGGTCTTGCGCAAGAGGTCTGTTTCttgcaagaaaatttaaatgcaaaaaagctTTCATGGTAAAATTagatttaacataaaattaaaaaaaagcacactTAGCACTTggatcttaaaaaaatttagcgtaatataaaaagaaagttCTAAAGCGACCAATTGATGGAGAAATTGAAGCATTTTGTCATTCAAAaagctaataaataaaaaagcttgtCATAACTGAAGACAATAAAACCTATTGCgtaaatgactttttaaatttgctaaatCATTAGAACGGTAGATATGTCACTAAAAAATTAAGGTTTACTCAAACTGAAAAATTTGCTTCCAAAGTCCATCAATGGCAAGTAATCTGCTcctatgttttaaaataacattactCGTAAAACTTTGAACGCGCGtttgtttattacaaaatgcataaagaaacttcttttattacttatcaaaaatcattttttggtCTAGTTTGGCTCCACTACTCCAAGAAGCCTCTAAAATGGTATCAACAAAATGGCGTTAAATTTGTACCTAAAGAAATAAATCCTCTAAAGTTTCCTGAGCAGCgagttattaaaagttattgatcAATTATAAGcgaatttttattagaaaaacaaaaaaataaattttaggaaaaatatATTTCGGAAAACACGAATAGCAGCTTCAAAAAAGAAGTTCAAAGCAAGATCTAGCAAATGCATCTGCTATATCTTGATCTTGCAGGTCTTGCGAATACACGATATTCCAGATCTTGTATTAGCAAAAACAGTTAGTTTTCACCAAAGcgcctaataaaaaaatgtaaaaaattaatgaaataaataattattcaattagctttattttatcaaaaaatttagttttcaagtaaataacaacaacaaaacaagcCTTATTTCATTGTGTTCAACCGTCAATTTCTTCACGTTTAACCGAATTTCATTGTgttcagttttaaattttcacaataaCGATTTAGTTATTTGTATAACagggaaaaaaataattgtttatataaatagaaaCTTTCCGGTATGGAGCTTATTGGTCGGCTCCCGTCATTGCATTCCACTTGGAATTTTTAACCCTTTCGTGACGAGTGACCCGTATGGTGGTTCATGAAATTTATTTCGTGGCGAGTGACCCACATGACGATTCTTATCAATTTCGAATAATTcgattatgaaaaatttaaatttatttttgaaatgtgaataacttcttaaaataataattcaaaccGTTTTCGAatcgattttaaaaaatgaccaaaaatagattaaattttACTGATATAAATAAGAtccttgatatttttttcaatgttagtGGTAAAGATTTATTTGTGTGACCACCACACCAAACCACGcctcttttatttaatatcgAAAACAATGTCTATATATTTATTCGTTATTAGTTTAAGGTTACATAaagaaactatatatttttgttaatttcaacaaaaatatatagtttgtaTATTTTGATGAGGTaactaatacaataaaaaaagtttttcaatattctttttttgttattttttgttatttttgttattttcctcctcaaggccgagatgGTCACTaaagatgaggaggctacttaataatagtggttataactcTTTCTTAACtttataactccaaaacacgaaccttgacaaacaaggccgctgcgcggagaaacaagttgacaGTGGTACTACCACGGActtggtggggatcgaactcggaaccttgCTTATGAATTATGAacctttttcttatttattatcattatttatatttatcatttcttatttgtaaatattgttactAGTAGTTTGtatttgattttcaattaaatatgaTCCTAGTTAATCTACGCGCAGTCATATAGTTATTTTACGTGCAGTCATATAGTTATTTTACGCGTTGTCGTATAGGGGTCACTCAATATTAGATGAGGCAAATCCTCCCGGGTGACAATCTcaggtttttttgaaatttccatCCTTTATAGGTTTCATGGAAAAAAGATTTCCCTAGAATTTTGACTCATTAACTTGAAGCATTCTAAAATTAtggtaactttaaaaattaatgtcttAGTCTATTTCgtgaaatttattgtttttttaaaaaaaatcttattttcaaatccatataaataaaaaaccaattatcttaaataattataaatcaaTCAAATGACAGTAATCTACctcaactttcaaaaaaaatcactttaaagaaataatttcaatattaataaagcaaataatagCGGAATACAAACGCAAACGtgaaaattatgttatattgtGAGAATGTAGGTGGTAGTCATCATTCATGATAAGTTCTGTAACATTGTATTCAAAATTATAGAAGTTAGACTCCCTTAAAAAAGCCTCAAGTCGTAAAATGGTTAATTAAGGTCTATTTTACTACTAAAAATTACCCAGGTGTTTAGTGAATTTAACACTTGAAAATTTTAGGAATGTATCTTCAATATAAGAACaagaaataaagaagaaaaaaaatttcgggTTGTCTAGCAGCTGTTGAGTTTTCTGAATTTAAACTTTCTATCATAATAGGATTCTGGAATTCAAAATCGGCcattttaaacttgttatatagtcaatatctttaaaaccgatgaacattttaatgttaaaatttgtttattttttctttttttaaacaagtaatttaaaaatatctcaatagttaagtatttttaagtggggttagaaaaaataatggcAAAGTATGGAATAAAATCCTAtctaataaacttaaaactcttGAAACTCTTGAcgaatttaaagtaaaattgaaGCAAATGCTCCTAGTTAGTTATGGAGTGCTTGACTTTTTTGGGTGACACAGatatgttttttcaaaaggttCAATTTATTCTCAATTctgtgttttaataataattttagtatttaatcttaaaaaaaaaaagttgttaaaaacctttatttattatttttttattttattgcaagtTTTACTTTGtgcatatttatattaatctttatatacttatttatttaatatctatttctaagaatttgttatattactttttattgattactttattactttaaaagaaattttgttttttaaatttttaaattttctttttttttttaaaaaaaaaaaaaaaaaaaaaaaaaaattccttatgaccctgtaactttttgtttttgtattatctttttaaaaataaagtctttttttatgtatattggTAACATTTATATGCTCTATATGAGCCTTTGTTCGTATAGAGCATATAAATGttgctaataaatataaaaaaagtgggAGCATAAAACAGTGGAAGCATAAAAATGGCAATCCTTCTGCCCAATCCCCAGAGAATCCTTTTGTAGCCTCTTTAGCTtcaaaaaaacgaaaaatgGAACCTCAGAATGCTGGTAACGATGTCGAAGTGGATGATGAAATACAAAGTAGTGAACATACAAAGTTAGACTTGATAATAATTGAAACATCGACTTCAACATGTGGTATACTCATAGAAGAAGAAACAACatcttctgataaaaaatttgaagaggACGCAAGTTTAAAAATTCAAGATGCAAAAGGGGAAAACCCGGGTTATGTTGTAGTCCAGGAACAAGCAGAGAAATTTACAGAATTAAATTCTAAATCAGATCATTTAACCAAGTTTCCTGACCGAGATGAAAAGGATGACACGAATATTATTAACTTGGATACTACTGAAGTAAGCAGTGAAGCAACAAATTGGACATCGCTCATGGGGAATATGGGTATTTTAATAGGCAATCTTAAAGATTGTAatgacatttataaaaaatattgtaaagaagAATTACTAAATGAAAAATTCGCTGCAATTGAAATTGAGAATGCAACAAGTTCTGTGGtggaaatatcaaaaaatgttttgaaaatgggaaccgcttttataaaaaaactcgaTATCAAAgctcaaaatattataattgacAAATCAAATTCATCAGCATTGATAAGCCATGACCCAGGGTACGTCCACATACAATTACGGATaatcaaaaattgtaattaatcCAGTTAGGGCCACAACAACCAAAACTTGCTAGTTTCCCAAGTGACggtaaaaatagatttaatccCAGTGGTACAAAGAGTTTGAACATTTAGAATACAGCACCCAGAAGGATGCCACATTTTGTTTTGCCAGCCGACTTTTCCCCAAGGGTGTTGGAAAGAAGGGAAAAACTGAAGATGCTTGGATAAAAGTTGGGGTGATATCTTGGGTCCAAGATGAAAAGCTATGGACATATAAGACAAACTTGGAAAGCTTCAGGCGCACTTTACCTCTCAAGCACATTAAGTTGCATTAAGTGAATATTGTcactttcttataaaaaaaggaCATATAGATCACCTTATTGATAAATCCAATAGAGTTGCTCTAATAGAAGTGCAAAAAAGTAGAGAAATAGAAAAACTGTCGAAATTCTTATCGATACATGCAAGACTTTTGGAAGTCAAGGTAACTTTGTTGCAATTGTGAATCTTATCTCTCGCCACAATCCCGCACTAAAAGCCTGGATTGAAGATAGAGCCCTTCGTCCATATAGAGTTACATACACAAGTCCATCGTCTTAAAATGAAATGATTAGTTTAGTTGCAACTGAATTAAAGAGTAAGATCATTGGTGAAATTAACAGCTCCAATTTTTTTTCCGTGATGGCCGACACTACTCCCGATATGTCATTTAAGGACATAATGAATATAGTTGTGAGAACAGCCAGTGAAAACGGTGAGATTCGGGAAAAGCTTTTGAAATCAGTCGAATGCACTAATAAGACTGGAAAAGGGATGACTGAGCTAATTTTATCTTCTTTACATAAGGAAGGCATTGATACATCAAAGATGGTTTTTCAGTCGTATGACTACGCGAGTTCAATGTCTGGACAATTTAAAGGAGTACAAAGTATATAACAGAAGAATTAGGCCAAAATGTACCCTACATACCTTGTCAAGACCACAGAACAAACACTGCTCTTGAACATGCCTGCAATGTTAATACTTTAATACGAGAATTGTTTAATGTCCTCGAACAGTTGTATGTTTTCTCCACATCAAGCACAAAAAGATTTagtcatttaaaagaaaaacttgaagACATTGACAGTGCAATACAGCTTGTAAACCTGTCTAGAACAAGATAGACTGCACGAGCAAATTCTGTTAAGGCTTCAAATCAGTGTTTAGAGAAGGTTATTGATCTTCTTCAGAGCATCTCAAATAATAAGTGTTTTGATACTAACACGAGAACTAAGGCAATGGAACTTCtgaaaaaagtaacaacttttgatttcattattactcttttctttataaagaatatcattgagaagataaaaatattaacagaaATGTTAGAAAGTCCAAACTTCAATGTCATTGACAGTATTAATGAAAATTGAATGAATATCATTgagaagataaaaatattaacagaaATGTTAGAAAGTCTAAACTTTAATGTCATTGACAGTATTAATGAAAATTGACATATTAATTGAAAGTACTGCCAAGAACATACAAAATATCAGTAACGATACAGATGCTTTGAATAATTTGATTGAAAGTGCAGTAATATTTTCTAGGAAATTACACATTGATGCAGAAAGCGATTACGAACGACACCGTAGAATAATAGCAATGGAGATGAAAGCTTTTTACCGGAAATAATTCAAAGTGGTCATAGACTCTCTAGCCATGGGTTTAACCGAAAACTCGGCAGcattaaaggaaatattttccCCTATCaccaaaatttttagttttccaTTAAATAAGGATAATTTgagtattatattataacttaacaAAAGCAAACAAACTTTTTCCTCCTTGATACAAGGATCATATTCCAAACGTTCATGTGCTAAAAGGCCAGATGTAAATTTTGATAGATATCTGTTTAGAAGAAGGTGATGAAGAACAAGTCATTAAGAACACCAGCCAAGACGCTGAAAGACATTTTGTTCCATGTTGTGAAGTTAAAGGATATACTGAAACAAGCCCATAAACTATGCATTTTTGTAATCACAGCTGCTTATGGTGTAGCATCAAATGAGCGTTCTTTCAGTCAACTCAAGATTGTAAAATCACATCTGAGAACAACAATGAGTGACGAGAGATGGGATAGTCTTATGCTACTGAAGTGTGAAAAAGAACATTGTAAAGGAGTTAACCCCAAACATCTTGTTAAACGGGTTCAATTAAAGAAACGTCGTATTAAAATCAAACAGTAGACAAAAAATGATAGACTGGTGATAAAATATTGTGCGTAtaagttttgtaataaattaatattttccaaATTCC
This genomic interval from Hydra vulgaris chromosome 01, alternate assembly HydraT2T_AEP contains the following:
- the LOC136074203 gene encoding uncharacterized protein LOC136074203; the encoded protein is MQDLKMVRNRIKKTNKVAIPSETMKVAVNKVLEGTQLNVVARQFNIDRMTLKRYCRKKRLNPNEAFKPNYNNRQICPSSWIKNKIAGIDWLQGFMKRQPELSLRTPEATSFARSTAFNKHTVREFFQNLKTIRNRYKYNPNCIYNVDETGLTTVQKPVKVLAGRGSKQVGKITSAERGTLVTACCASNAIGNSIPPLFIFPRVKFHDYMIKEGPPGCVGFANPSGWMNSEIFIECIKHFVKYSNCSQESPVLLLLDSHESHISVKGLELAIQHGITMISFPPHCSHKLQPLDRTVFGPLKRFYNSACDNWMVLNPRPMTIYDIVSIVREPYTKAFSPSNIQTGFRVAGIEPFNSKIFKDDEYLPSSITDRAAPDTVTITPVNNMESEMIPAHVHHIESEITIVNIETSILNKVSTSVASIISPEVLKPYPKASARKKNVKSRQLKTRILTDTPVRNEIRLSKEKKILKQTKNQQKVSTKDKKETKNYLLRNKKQCKPKAASQLDFHK